CGGCCTGATCATGGACGGGCTCACGGTCCGCTAGCGCGTCGGGGCCGGGGCCGGTTCACGGCGGGCGTCGCCGGACCGGCCGGACCCGGCGGGCGCGCGGGCCCTACCGGGCCCGGTCGGTGGGCTCGCCCTTGCGGGACAGCGCGGCGACCGCGGCGGCCAGCGCGAGCGTCGCCTCCACCTGGGCCACCTGGACGTGGTACTCACGGGTGTGCGTCAGGCTGGACGCGCGCGACTCCGCCAGGGCGCGGAAAGCCAGCTGCTCGTGGTGTTCGAAGTCCGCCATGCCGCCGATCATAGTGGCCCGCCCCCACCCGGCGGAGCCGCCCGCTGACCAGCGCATAGGATCCATGACCATGGCACGGATCGTCGTCATCGGCGCAGGCATGGGCGGGCTCGCCACCGCGGCACGGCTCGCCACGGTGGGCCACAGGGTGACTCTCTGCGAAGCGGCCGACACCCACGGCGGAATGGTCGGCGACCACCGGCGCGACGGCTTCCGCTTCGACACCGGCCCGGGGCTGCTGACGCTTCCCGCCGTCTACCGCGACCTGATGCTCAAGACCGGGCGGACCAGTCTCGAGGAGGAGGTCGAGCTGCGCCCGGTCGATCCCGGCAGCGTGCACCTGCTGCCGGACGGCACCCGCGTCGCCCTCGCCAACGCCTCGCTCGCCAGGGTCGAGAGCGCCCTCAGCGGCGCGCTCGGCGCGGACGCGGGCGAGCGCTGGGCCGCGATGCTGCGACGCGGACGCGGCGTCTGGGAGGCGACCCGCCGACCGCTGCTGGAGGAGCCGCTCCCCGAGGACCCGTCCGCACTGCGGCGGGACCCCTACGCCCCGGCCCGGCGCGGCCTGCTCGCCCGCGCGTCCCGGACGCTGGGCGAGGTCGCCGCGCGGGAGCTGCGCGACCCCGGGCTGACCGCCCTGCTCGACGAGTACGCGCTGCGCTTCGGCCTGGACCCGGAGCGCGCGCCCGCCTCGTTGACCTCGATGCCCTACATGGAGCAGAGCTTCGGCGTCTGGTACGTCACCGGCGGACTGCGCGCCCTCGCCGACGCGGTGCTGCGCCGCTGCGAGGCGCGCCGGGTCGAGCTGCGCTTCGGCACACGGGTGGAGCGGGTCCTCGGCGAGGAGCGGGCGACCGGCGTCGCGCTCGCCGACGGCAGCGTCCTGGATGCGGACGCCGTCGTCGACAGCCGTCCGCCCCGGCAGCCCACCGGTGCGCCCGGCCGCTTCACCCTGCTGCTCGCCCTGCGCGGCGCCAGGCCGGAGGGGACGGCGCACCGCACCGTGCTGCACGCACCGGACCGCGCCGACGAACTCGACGCGCTCTTCGGCCGCACCCCACGCCTCTGTGCCCGTCCGACGTTGCAGCTGCTCCGGCCGGACGACGCCACCCTCGCCCCGGCCGGGCACGGGACTGCGGTGCTGACCGCGACCGTCCCCGCGCATGGACCGGTCGACTGGACCGACGCCGCACGCGTCTCCGACTACGCCGACGCCCTGCTCGCCCGTGCCGTGACGGCCGCGCCCGAGCTGGGCGACCAGGTGCTCTGGACCCACGCCCGCACCCCGGCCGACACCGAGGCGGAGACCGGGACCCCCGGCGGCTCGGTCCCCCCGCCCTCCCTCGCGGGCGCGGGCGGCACGTTCCTGGCCCCGCCGAACGCGGACCGGCTGCCCGGCCTCTTCCATGTCGGCGGCGCGACCCACCCCGGCGGCGGACTGGCCAGGGTCGGCATGTCGGCGACGGTCGTCTCCGGGCTCATCGGCACGCCGTAGCCCCGCGCGGGCCGTCCTACGGCTGCGACTCCGGGTAGTGGTACTGCGCGTACTCGGGCTGCTGGGGGTAGGCCGCCTGGTACGGGTACTCCACCGGCTGCTGGTACTCCGGATAGGGCTGCTGGTACTCGGCGTACTGCTGCTGGTCGGGCTGCGGCTGGTACGCGGCGGCGTACTGCTGCTGGTAGTCGGGCTGGGCCTGCTGATAGCCCTGCTGCGGGTCCTGGTACTGCCCGTAGTACTCGGCGTAGGCGTACTCCTGGGGCTGCTGCACGTAGGCGCCCTGCTCGGTCGCGTAGCCGTAGTAGGCGG
This genomic interval from Streptacidiphilus rugosus AM-16 contains the following:
- a CDS encoding phytoene desaturase family protein — protein: MARIVVIGAGMGGLATAARLATVGHRVTLCEAADTHGGMVGDHRRDGFRFDTGPGLLTLPAVYRDLMLKTGRTSLEEEVELRPVDPGSVHLLPDGTRVALANASLARVESALSGALGADAGERWAAMLRRGRGVWEATRRPLLEEPLPEDPSALRRDPYAPARRGLLARASRTLGEVAARELRDPGLTALLDEYALRFGLDPERAPASLTSMPYMEQSFGVWYVTGGLRALADAVLRRCEARRVELRFGTRVERVLGEERATGVALADGSVLDADAVVDSRPPRQPTGAPGRFTLLLALRGARPEGTAHRTVLHAPDRADELDALFGRTPRLCARPTLQLLRPDDATLAPAGHGTAVLTATVPAHGPVDWTDAARVSDYADALLARAVTAAPELGDQVLWTHARTPADTEAETGTPGGSVPPPSLAGAGGTFLAPPNADRLPGLFHVGGATHPGGGLARVGMSATVVSGLIGTP